A region of the Cryptococcus deuterogattii R265 chromosome 1, complete sequence genome:
ATTGTCCACGGCAGCGTAGCGTGTGTGATCTGCGTGGTAGGACTGTATGCGATCTGCTGCCATGGTGATTGTCGAAATCGAGCACGATGGATGGATCGTGGTGGAACAGCACAAGTTACGGTCGCTTTTCGTCGTACTGCGTGGACATGTCATGATAACATCGTCGTCTATCATCATTTCATCAATCAGGAACGCGACGTAAGTCCCATCCGCGGACGCCGCCGAAAAAGCTTTCTTTACGTAACCTATTTTCTTCATTGACCCAAGAAGCCCCGGCATACCTGAGTAATATATTACGCACTGGTAATGTACAATGACTATCCCTCGAAACCAGAAAATCATAAATTGCAATCTTCACTATGGTTAGAGAAATAGACCCACCGTCAATCCAGAACGagtttcttcttgccgCCTTGGCTGAGGGAAAAAGGCTGGACGGCCGGCTACCCCTCCAGATGCGGGACGTCCATTACATTTTTGGGGATGAGCTTGGTTGTGTCGAGTGTCGCTTGGGGAAGACATCGTAAGTGACTATGCACGATAATATGGCGGAAATTTGTGCTGTATTAATTTGTGTCTTTAGTATACTTGCTCAAGTGTCGGCGACCATTGTCAAACCGCGAGACGATAGACCTTATGAAGGATTTCTGTTGATTAATTCAGAAATCGGGCCTATGGCAAGCAGTGTCTATGAAAACGGGAGGTATGCTAGCATGCATAGGTCTAAGGATGTATATGCTAATATTTTTCTGGTAGACCCGGTGACGATGAAGTCATGATTGGGAGGCTTCTGGAGAAGAGTATTCGACGTACTGAAGCCATTGACAGAGAGGCCTTGTGCATCCTTGCAGGTGAAAAGGTAAAGCCTAAACCCATGACTTTTATTCTGACTAGCCTTAGGTTTGGCAACTGCGCCTCACTCTGCACTTTCTCTCAGACTCGGGTAACCTCCTTGACTGTGCTGCGCTTGCGGGCATGGCGGCGTTGAAACATTTCAGGAAACCGGATGTAGAAGTTATTGGCGACGAGGTCATCATTGTTAGTATTAAGGGCTGAATATCAACGAAACTGACGTGTAACAGCACTCGCCCGACGAACGAGCCCCCGTACCACTGGCCATCCATCACACACCACTATGTCTCACGTTTGCCTACTTTGAAAAGTAAGGATGCTCGCTCCATTCTCCTACCTTTATCTGATGATATGCAAGTCTTCCTCCAATCCTTGATCCCTCCCACATCGAAGCTATCCTTTGCTCCGGCACCCTTACCCTTACCCTCAACGCACAACGAGAGATTTGTGTCCTTTCCAAAGCTGGAGGGGCCCCTCTCGGCGCTGAAGAGATTATGGATGTCGTCAAATTTGGTGTTGATAAAGTTAGGGAACTAGTGAGGCacttggaggaagagctaGAAAAGGACCGTACAAgtagagttgttgaagtGCGTTAGGCATTCAGCTTCCAGTAGTATAACAATCATTGCATTCAAGATACCCTGCACTTGTATACCTTTCCCATGTATAGCCCCCAACATGCATTCCATAGTCGGGCGCCAATTGTGCTTATGTCGACCGGTTGTTGCCTGTTGCGGCAATCCGCCGCCGCGtcaagaaaaaagaagtatTAATATTATGCATGTGCGTGTTTGTGTTGCGGGATTGTGCGCCGCTGCCTTTGATTCCCGCTGTTCATtaccttccatctccatgAATCTGTTGAGTTGTTCTAGATATCCCATTGCTTTTGTCCGGTCCATCGCTACCGCCATCACCGCACTGCTTAACCTCCCGCACAACTCAATCGGGCCCCCATTTACTGCATTTCTACGCAGCAGCCTTAACCCCCCTCTCTTCAGGCTTCAAGTAGAAGATGGACCGTCTCTTCAGGTAAGATGCAGCTCTGCTAACTTTCGCCACCTGCTTCGTTAACTGTTGTATCAGAAAAAAATCCTCGAGGACATCTGGGAAACGACTCAATTCTAACAAAGGCAAAAGCAAACAATCTGCCACTCTGTCGGAATCTACAGCTAATGATGGCTCGAAAGATGTTtatggagaaaagagagtaCCAGGCGTCGCACCTAGTCTGGATGTCGACATAAGGAATAGTCTTATACTACCTTCGTTCGTTCTTTGATTGGCTTATAAGTATTGCATGCTGACCAGAGACCCAGGCTGTCACAAAGGTTCTCagtccttctccctccccttACGACAGCTCTGGAAGACTCTCTTCGTACACTTCTTGCTTCACAACGTACCAGAATGCACGGTCCAGCattgacagaagaagaagaagagcttctTTTCGCAGAACTCAGAGCTACTGAAGGAAATGAATGGGATCTCATGCCGCCAAAATCAAACTGTGACAACGACACAGTTCGCACACCCAACTCAAAAGCGGACATAATTCCCAATACATTTTCTCCCATCATTGAGACTTCTGCCTCGAGTCTCTCGATTAGTAGATCCGACGACAGTCAATCATCACCCTTGCATCCTGATACTACTCAGCtcatttcttccccatcGCCCATGTCCaactcattctcatcattcaAGGCGTTTGGCATCGCCTCAAGCCCTGGGCAGCCAACACAAGGAAGTCTCAAAAGTAAAGATTTGGAATCTGGGATGGGTGATAGTATGGGCCTTAGGGAGAATGCGTATCTACGAAGATTGCCAGAGCAAAGCGGCACGAATGACCTTAAATATAAGTCAGGTAAACTgcgagggaagaaagaacaaaaCGATAAAAGTGATATGCCGACAATGACATTGATGAAGACTGCAAATGGTCGCGATATAAACCCACAGCCTCGTATCCCAGCCGGCTCTATGGAATCCGGATCAACAGTGACCTCTTTATCGTTTGTAGACGGTCCTCACTCTCATGGGACACCAATCAATAACGCACTCAGGCCTGATCTCGGGTCCCTAGAATCATCGAATATCGCAGATCGGCCGCGACAAGCATATCGCAGGTCTCTATTATCGGCATTAACACCGGCCCAGGTCAAACGAATATCAATGGCccttgaagagattggaGGGGAATTAAAACGAGGTGGGAATAATATGGAAAACAATATTCCCAAGGGACGTACAGCaagtggtgaagaagaagtgttGGCCAGTGAAGAAAGTCGGAAAGATGTGTCTGGAGACCATGATGAAATGCGCGAAGAGAGGCCTCGGAGACCGTCCGATGTGTTTTCCGAAGGGTCGCGTTCTGCAATTTCTTCGGTCTTCCCATTCAAAGCGTCGCCGACAAATAGCACATTCACTGGAAGGAGCGCTAATACCCTCACCAATACTGATCCAGCCTCTCCCTCTCGCCTGCCCTCGTCTCCTCGGTCCCTCAATCTTCGCGCCGTtgtagatgaagatgttccACCGGTTCCCGAACCAATTCTCACCCCTACTCGTCTCCAGTCTGTCAAAGTTCAAGGTACCCCATCCAACACTTCGGCGGCGTCTACACCGACGCCATCCCTAGTGCGTCATAACCCTGCGTATATCCCTGGGCAACCTAGGCCCATCAGACCAGTGCATCATGGGGAGGTGTCCGTGTCCTCGAGAGCAGCGACATCCAACGGCCAGCCGTGTTTTGATATACTGCCAAATTCAAGATCAGCGACACCTGACAGTCAATCCCCTCTTAATACACTGAGGTCCTCTACTGCTTATTCTGACGCCACGCAAAGCACTAGTACTAGCCCATCACCGCTTTTACACTACCCCATTTTCCCAGCCAAGGCGACCATGCTATCGAGATCTTACAGTGTTAACCAAGCTTCTGTGCATACACATGGAAACTCCAGCCAGTCTTCGATTACCCATCGCCGAGGCGGTAGCATTACATTAGGAGAGATTGAATCTGGTCGAGGATTGGATTGCCCAAGTGAAATGCGCTCGTTCTTCCAAAGGGGGAttgcggaggaggaggatgagcaagtggagaaggaagatacACGATCTCGCGAACGTCTTAAGGAGAATAAAAATGATAGGAGGTCCACGTTAGAGTTGAGAGACGATATCAGTCGACATAATCTGGAAGCTTCGTCGTACGACTCAGAAAAAATAATCGATGAAAAGGAATCTTTCCAAAGCAGTCGCAAGTCACAAGTGCGAGATGTCGTTGAAAGAGTGATGTTTCCTCTGGATGTCTTGCGAACAGATGATACGACTCCCGAGGGCACCAATTCCTCCTCTGCTATTTCTTTACAACATTTGTCATCCTACTCCATCGATTCAGTCTTTGATCTTGATCAGGATGTCTCTCAGTGGATGGTCAATTTTGATGATCAGGATTTTGTCCCAGTGGATTTGGAAATTGATGGTATACCTGATTGGCACGAGAGACCAGAACTACTCCTTGAAAAGATTACTGGACTGGGAGCGGAAGAGTTAATGCTATTGCAGGAGGAATTGGTGGCAAAGGCTAgacgagagagagaggcGTTGGGTTTGGGATATAGTCCTCTGATTTCTGTTTGTACATTGAAtttccaaatcctccaagTTACTGAAAATTCCATGTAGGAAACGCCGACAATACCTATGCAGTATTGTAGCTCGAAGCAGCAACAGTCACCTCCTCTCGATATGGAAGGCCCGCCCATGGTGGATGCGCGGACTCCAAATCCAATCACAATGAAAGGTATATTCCCTATAACTTCAGCAATGGAGGAGTCATTTTCAATGGCTTCGCAAATCGCCGATTCTGTGCCCTGTGCACCTCAACTGTCAACACTTGACACGTCTTTGCGGCCGGCTCCAGCCCCTCCTGCTCATGAAGCCCCTAGCGCCGAGACTTCCTCGTCTGCAGTGAGTATGCATGGCAATGTCATTGATAGTACGACAGTAAGTCCAGAAactgaaaaggaaaaggacttTCGCACAAGAATTGCTGCTGCGACTGCTGCCCTTAATCGTAATCACTCCATACAGGGTGCTCGGCTCGAACGTAAGAATACCAAACGTGGCGCGGCCATGGTCATTTCCAGTCCCAAGctcctttcctccaccGCCAAAGTCCCCACTGTCCCCCTTACTCCCCCGGACCATCCTGTGGCTGCGGATTCAATCTTGGAAAAATCGTtagagaagatgagcgGATCAGGAAGTAAGATGAGtcagaggtggaagaagcttaTGAAGAAAGGGTCGTCTATATCGAGTTCAGAGGCGTTAAAGCCTGTGGAACCTATATCAGGGGCGGATTCGGGTCTGTGGAATCCGAATTCAGTCCCACATCCTGCTCCGGTAGCCCTGTTGCAGCGATCCAATTCTCAATCAGTATCGAGAACTCTGGAAGCTCCAATTAAACTTCGCCAAGAAATCCCACTCTCTTCAGCCCCTCCTGACTTCAATTCCTTCCAATTCCCATCACGGACAGATCAACGAGAGGGTTCAAAGGCTGAATACAAAAATTGCCCGCCAAAAATTTCACATGTACCGGGACAGTTTGTGACACCCCCAAGTACAGCCATACACGGCGACGCTCACCTCAATCAGGTATCTCAGCAGACGCAATCCCCAAGTGAAGACACTGCTGTACTCAACTTTCTCCAGGCAGGTCGTAACTTGGGTCTGACGGAGGACCAGCTGAAGGCCATGTTAATCGAAAAGGAGATGTCGAGTGGCTCTGATGCCATAAGAAGCAAAGGCTCTGCCTTACCAAGCGCAGAGCCCATTTTGAAGTCATCACCTTCGTCGTCCGTGAGGCAGCAGTCTCCAGAGCCCATATGGCAAGTGCAGCCACCATCCACTGCCATaaaacagaagaaggagggtctATTTCGCTCTTTATCCAAGAAAGCTAAGGAGTTGCCAAATCGACTGCGCACCCCGGAGCTTCACCAGAAAGAAGCGATGACGCCTGGCTTCGTTCCTGAGCCGCTGCATGACAAGGTCGTATTGAGGCGTACGATGATTTTTCCTGACGGTTTATTTGTCGTACCTTCAGCTCAAATGTCGTCGGACGTTACGCCGGGTTCTCCCAATTCGTCAAATGTCGGTAGACGACCGAGTCAGCGAAAGCCGTCAATTCGACGTAAGCCTCTCAATCTTTCCAAAGAAGATCGGGAACTGGTGTCAAACAGTCCACCGGCACATCAAATGGGATTTAGTTTCAATGTTAATCCCTCCCAAACGCCTGAAAGCATCGCACACGAGAGTCAAGGTTTCAGCTTCCGTTACCGCAATCCGGGCCCCCGTACAAATGATTCAAGTAAACCACGGGGTCTTACTTCTATGACGTTGTCCAGAAGGTCTCTTTCTGGCATGTCTGAACGCTCATCTACGGCAGGCTCGCTGATTGACATGTACGGGGACGATCAGAAtgggggagaagagatgctCCTCAAAAGTCCTGATCTTGATAGAGACAGCAGGATGATTGAAACAATCCAAGAGGGGCCCGCACAAGCGGTAGAAATTTGGTATGTAGCTAAAGGATTTATGAGCACTCTCGATACTAATCCATAGTAGCGAGTATGCGGATGGCCAAGTAATATGGTCTGTGGTCGACGCTCTGCGCACTTCAGTGACTGGTtctgttgatgaagatgactaTACGTTCGATCGCAGGCTTTCGCAATCGTCTTCAGTTTATTCAATAAATAAAGAGTCTGTCTTCGGTGAAAAATGTGACCTATTTGCGGGGACGAAGTCAGTGAATGGATCGTCAGGAGCGCATGTGGGTGGGCTTAATCTTCGACACATCCCTGGCCGAAAGTCAGTCATCAAACCTAGACCGCCAACAGATGTAAGCAAAGTCCAGTTGGCCAACGTAATTCTCAGTTAATGTGTTTAGGTCTACTTCACCTCGTCTCGTGACGTTGCTGATCTTATTGATCATCTTTCACGCGACTTGGAATCGTCTCGTGGCCGCATAGACATCATTTCGTCTGATGATCCTTCTGTCGACGCGGATGGACCCTTTCACCGTACTCCATTTGATATGCGACAACTCCGTACACCAGGATCGCCATCGGGTAATTCTCAGTTTGAAGACGCCCCATCCCCAGCCTCTCCACCTCAAAGAATACTGTTCTCGCAAGATAGTCATCCTTCTAGTTCTAAAGCCCGACATTATCCCGGCGAGATCAGTCCGGGAAGAGAAACATGGCTGAAATACCATGTGGGTCATCAAGTAGACCAACCGAGTAACACCACTTCATTTGCGGATGGCGAGGTACATGACGCTTCGTCAAGACGTTTTGCAAACTCATTGACTAGTACTCAGAGCAAGCCTCTGGAACATAGGCTACGGGAATTGATGGATCGGATGCGGAATGCTAAGCCCGacgaaggaagatgattatAGGTGAAAGAAGCACCTCCAATCAGCGAGCTGTATGGATTGGCATTGCCATATGGAGCGTAGTAGAAATACTAGTGTGAAATGACGACTTCATGCGCACAACAATGACTCAATACAATATCTATTGCCTGCGTCAGATCCATGATGTCCTATGCGTCTGATGTATTTGCCGTCCAATGCATGTTTTTGATGTAGCGTTGAAGGGTTCAGTGAAGATCCATTGCTTGGCATACGTACAAAACGTATCTTCCGTAGTACTCGTATTTATTAGTTACGATACATTATTGCTTTATTCAGTTTGGCAGGAGAAACTTTGATTCCATTTTCGATTGTAAAAATACCAGTTAATCCAGTGTGATTCACAATTACGTAAACATTAAATGTCTTCCGCTGAGGTGGAAATACTCTTATTCTGAGCAGCAACGTATTTCATACTTACCTTGTCGCCTCTCGATTAGTCGCCTTCACTTTGCGACCGGGAAGGTAAGGTCTTCGCCCATAGCACGGCGACGCATGGTCCATAAGGGGAAGACCTTGCCTTGTGCTGGCTTCGGCTGGTTCAACGACTCAATATCTGGCTCGGTTCGGAAGTCCTTTCGAGGGCGTCCGGACTACTCTTTTTGGCGAAGGCGAGACCCTTGCATTATAGAAGACGACAGTTAATGCCGTACACAATTAT
Encoded here:
- a CDS encoding exosome complex component RRP45, producing MVREIDPPSIQNEFLLAALAEGKRLDGRLPLQMRDVHYIFGDELGCVECRLGKTSILAQVSATIVKPRDDRPYEGFLLINSEIGPMASSVYENGRPGDDEVMIGRLLEKSIRRTEAIDREALCILAGEKVWQLRLTLHFLSDSGNLLDCAALAGMAALKHFRKPDVEVIGDEVIIHSPDERAPVPLAIHHTPLCLTFAYFENLPPILDPSHIEAILCSGTLTLTLNAQREICVLSKAGGAPLGAEEIMDVVKFGVDKVRELVRHLEEELEKDRTSRVVEVR